From Quercus lobata isolate SW786 chromosome 1, ValleyOak3.0 Primary Assembly, whole genome shotgun sequence, one genomic window encodes:
- the LOC115955361 gene encoding uncharacterized protein LOC115955361 encodes MDFHYDTDFIFPNDEPSFDSSSDNDELELTLAIAIEELNNEGASTSSRCSVQPRRFIWRNPFQGHDRLFHDYFAETLVYPPNAFRRRFRMSCSLSLHIHSRVEANEPYFVQKRNSANTLELSSLQKMTTIIRMFAYGVSADFMDEYLRIGESTAIKSLKKFVKAEVSICSEEYLRSPNDNDIARLLAVGQHHGFPGMLGSIDCMHWKWKNCPSKWKGQYIGHTRDPTIILEIVASYDFLI; translated from the coding sequence ATGGATTTCCATTATGACactgattttatttttccaaatgatGAGCCTTCATTTGACTCATCTTCTGATAACGATGAGTTGGAACTTACTCTAGCTATTGCCATAGAAGAATTAAACAATGAAGGAGCATCAACATCAAGTCGTTGTTCTGTTCAACCTCGCAGGTTTATCTGGCGTAATCCTTTTCAAGGTCATGATAGGCTTTTCCATgattattttgctgaaacacTAGTGTATCCTCCTAATGCATTTCGAAGGAGGTTTCGAATGAGTTGTTCTCTTTCTCTACATATCCATTCAAGAGTTGAAGCTAATGAACCATACtttgttcaaaaaagaaattctgcTAACACACTCGAGTTGTCTTCCCTTCAAAAGATGACTACCATAATCAGAATGTTTGCTTATGGAGTGTCGGCTGATTTCATGGATGAATACTTGAGGATTGGAGAAAGCACTGCaataaaaagcttaaaaaaatttgttaaagcgGAAGTTTCAATATGTTCTGAAGAGTACTTGAGGTCACCAAACGACAATGACATTGCAAGGTTGTTAGCAGTTGGCCAACACCATGGATTTCCAGGAATGCTGGGGAGCATCGACTGCATGCATTGGAAATGGAAGAATTGTCCAAGTAAGTGGAAAGGTCAATATATTGGTCATACCCGTGATCCAACGATAATTTTGGAAATCGTGGCGTCGTATGACTTTTTGATATGA
- the LOC115991977 gene encoding protein HEADING DATE 3A-like codes for MPRDRDPLVVGRVIGDVLDPFTRSISLRVTYNNREVNNGCELKPSHVVNQPRVDIGGDDLRTFYTLVMVDPDAPSPSDPNLREYLHWLVTDIPATTGASFGQEVVCYESPRPTVGIHRFAFVLFRQLGRQTVYAPGWRQNFNTKDFAELYNLGLPVAAVYFNCQRESGSGGRRR; via the exons atGCCCAGGGATAGGGATCCTCTAGTTGTTGGGCGTGTTATAGGTGATGTTTTGGACCCCTTCACAAGGTCCATTTCTCTAAGGGTCACTTATAACAACAGGGAGGTCAATAATGGTTGTGAGCTCAAACCTTCTCATGTTGTCAACCAACCAAGGGTTGATATTGGTGGTGATGATCTCAGGACCTTCTACACTCTG GTAATGGTAGATCCTGATGCACCAAGTCCAAGTGATCCCAACCTAAGGGAATACTTGCATTG GTTGGTGACTGATATTCCAGCAACTACAGGGGCAAGCTTTG GGCAAGAGGTTGTCTGCTATGAAAGTCCACGGCCAACAGTGGGGATTCATCGGTTTGCTTTCGTGTTGTTCCGTCAATTGGGTAGGCAAACAGTGTATGCACCAGGGTGGCGCCAGAATTTCAATACCAAGGACTTTGCTGAACTTTATAATCTTGGATTGCCAGTGGCTGCTGTTTATTTCAATTGCCAGAGGGAAAGCGGCTctggaggaagaagaagatag